A single window of Syntrophus aciditrophicus SB DNA harbors:
- a CDS encoding helix-turn-helix transcriptional regulator: MKNKAATAADIGVAIRKKRKEDGLTLADAAALCGVGYRFMSDLENGKATAQVGKVLQVLTALGLDVYIESRSWPNE; encoded by the coding sequence TTGAAAAACAAAGCAGCGACGGCGGCGGATATTGGCGTCGCTATCAGAAAAAAGCGCAAGGAAGACGGTTTGACCCTGGCTGATGCAGCAGCCTTATGCGGTGTCGGGTACAGATTCATGTCCGATCTGGAAAACGGCAAAGCGACGGCGCAGGTTGGGAAGGTTCTGCAGGTTCTGACGGCGCTGGGGCTCGATGTTTACATCGAATCAAGGAGCTGGCCGAATGAATAA
- a CDS encoding adenine deaminase C-terminal domain-containing protein, with translation MSSLSEEIVRSKRPSDVAALKSPPDTVIQRGKVFNVFTGEFLPEQSIWIADGRIAYVGPDTDYYTEDGKTEVINAEGMTLLPGLIDGHTHVMIRSGMEEFIRHVLPGGTTTVITELIEFASVAGMMGIKPVIEGMKNQPVRFYYTLPPLCGLTPAQEIQAPDNKAYLPYLQEPECMGVGEIYWSNLFLEGVQGKRVQELATMALRLGKRVEGHTAGAPARSLQAYTAFGISSDHEPITADEALERLRLGYWVMIRQGSIREELPEIARIFRENIDFRRMALCTDSVDPEGLLERGYLDGSLRSALKLGIPPALAYQMVTINVAEHFRLDHHIGSLSPGKAADVVFIPSPTEYEPRRILIQGQTVFQEGKTLVEPRQTAYPEALFSTIKIQGCQLHEPQRKGQMRAIELVSRLVTREKILDFDSSEDAADVVLTVALDRTGGMQSFTGFLKGFGLQQGACGTTMCWDTVDMICVGADMISIRTVIERLREIGGGAVFAIGETVIAEFPAPLCGVVSLAPMRTLYGQMKKLEEALKNNGVRWEKPVLTLDTLTTASIPHLRITHEGYVRLRDRKILPLSPL, from the coding sequence ATGAGCAGCCTGTCAGAAGAAATTGTACGCTCCAAGAGACCGAGCGACGTCGCCGCGTTGAAGTCACCTCCTGATACCGTTATCCAACGAGGAAAAGTTTTTAATGTCTTTACCGGTGAATTTCTCCCGGAACAGTCTATCTGGATTGCCGACGGGAGGATTGCCTATGTGGGTCCAGATACAGATTACTATACAGAGGACGGCAAGACGGAGGTAATCAATGCTGAAGGGATGACTCTTCTGCCCGGACTGATTGACGGTCACACCCACGTCATGATCCGCTCCGGCATGGAGGAATTCATCCGCCATGTTCTTCCCGGCGGAACGACCACAGTCATTACTGAACTTATCGAGTTTGCATCCGTTGCCGGTATGATGGGGATCAAACCGGTTATCGAGGGGATGAAAAATCAGCCTGTCCGCTTTTACTACACCCTCCCGCCCCTCTGCGGTCTGACACCGGCACAGGAGATTCAAGCCCCGGATAACAAGGCATATCTTCCTTACCTGCAGGAGCCGGAATGTATGGGAGTTGGAGAGATATACTGGAGCAACCTGTTTCTGGAAGGAGTGCAGGGGAAAAGGGTGCAGGAATTGGCAACCATGGCCCTCCGCCTGGGAAAGCGTGTCGAGGGCCATACAGCAGGGGCGCCCGCAAGAAGCCTGCAGGCCTATACAGCCTTCGGCATCTCATCCGATCATGAACCCATTACTGCAGATGAGGCACTGGAACGACTGAGACTGGGATACTGGGTTATGATCCGGCAAGGCTCCATCCGGGAAGAATTGCCGGAAATTGCCAGGATATTCCGGGAAAATATAGACTTCCGGCGCATGGCTCTTTGCACCGATTCTGTGGATCCGGAAGGGCTTCTGGAACGGGGTTACCTGGATGGATCGCTTCGCTCGGCACTGAAACTCGGGATTCCTCCCGCATTAGCCTATCAGATGGTAACAATCAATGTAGCGGAGCATTTCCGGCTGGACCATCACATCGGCTCACTTTCTCCGGGAAAAGCGGCAGATGTCGTCTTTATTCCATCCCCGACGGAGTATGAGCCCCGGAGAATCCTGATTCAAGGCCAGACGGTTTTTCAAGAGGGAAAGACGCTCGTCGAGCCGAGGCAGACAGCCTATCCGGAAGCTCTGTTCTCCACAATCAAGATTCAGGGCTGTCAGCTGCATGAACCTCAGAGGAAAGGGCAGATGCGTGCCATTGAGCTTGTGTCCCGGCTGGTGACCCGGGAAAAGATTCTCGATTTTGACAGCTCAGAAGATGCGGCCGACGTCGTTCTGACGGTAGCATTGGATCGGACCGGTGGAATGCAATCTTTTACAGGATTTCTGAAGGGCTTCGGGTTGCAGCAGGGGGCTTGCGGAACCACAATGTGCTGGGATACGGTTGACATGATTTGCGTTGGCGCTGACATGATTTCCATCCGCACCGTGATCGAGCGGCTGCGGGAAATCGGTGGGGGCGCAGTGTTTGCGATCGGGGAAACTGTAATTGCGGAATTTCCTGCGCCGTTATGCGGAGTTGTTTCCCTTGCACCCATGAGAACTTTGTACGGACAGATGAAAAAGCTGGAAGAAGCCTTGAAAAATAATGGTGTGCGGTGGGAAAAGCCTGTGTTGACTTTGGATACTCTCACGACTGCTTCAATTCCCCATCTGCGGATTACCCATGAAGGATATGTCCGGTTGAGAGATCGCAAGATCCTTCCCTTAAGCCCTCTGTAA
- a CDS encoding toxin-antitoxin system TumE family protein — protein sequence MNPEQQIPHGVRYSLTLHDRYNRRILGFDNAHAIRPTRKGYGGRKITWDHKHKCDKISPYEYESSSQLLQDFWEEVERIMGKE from the coding sequence GTGAATCCGGAGCAGCAAATTCCTCATGGCGTCCGGTACTCCCTGACGTTGCACGACCGTTATAATCGTCGGATTCTGGGTTTCGACAACGCCCATGCCATACGACCGACAAGGAAAGGCTACGGAGGCAGGAAGATCACGTGGGATCACAAGCACAAATGCGACAAGATATCGCCTTATGAGTACGAATCGTCGAGCCAGTTGCTGCAGGATTTCTGGGAGGAGGTCGAGCGGATCATGGGCAAGGAATGA
- a CDS encoding HD domain-containing phosphohydrolase, protein MNEITKRGESISKSIAASAGYNFLSKDILGMDNLVFKAQSSNNDVEYAAIVAPDGKVVVHSDLAMRGQTLRDDEGRWIRSGEEGTTVRDLTNSAGSIFEISCPIIFMNKVLGTVLIGINKSVFQEAQAQVYRRIVTVFGIVLVFGVVASTFLVSFLIKPIRELSAGVDELKQGISKKPLKIYSHDELGKLTANFNEMSKVIADQQGQMNRYTRDLEKAYISIVKVASAAIDARDSYTRGHSDRVSDFSLLIGRKIGLPGEELENLRVACLFHDIGKIKTPDSILLKPGKLTASEHKEMMRHPDYGVAILDKAPTLRKYIPAIRHHHERHDGKGYPDRLPGEHIPLLASIIAVADTFDAMTTDRPYRKALSHKEALQEIMRVAGTQLHPDLVEIFVGIMEKRVRDTVWFIGRTG, encoded by the coding sequence TTGAACGAGATCACCAAACGGGGGGAATCGATAAGCAAGAGTATCGCTGCCTCCGCGGGCTACAACTTTCTCTCGAAAGACATTTTAGGCATGGATAACCTCGTCTTCAAGGCCCAGTCTTCAAACAACGATGTGGAGTACGCCGCCATCGTTGCTCCCGACGGCAAGGTGGTTGTTCACAGCGATCTGGCGATGCGTGGACAAACTTTACGAGATGATGAAGGTCGGTGGATCAGGTCGGGTGAGGAGGGGACAACCGTGAGAGACTTGACGAATTCTGCTGGCTCCATTTTCGAAATATCATGTCCAATCATTTTTATGAATAAAGTATTGGGGACAGTGCTGATCGGCATAAACAAATCAGTATTCCAGGAAGCACAGGCACAGGTTTATCGCAGAATAGTAACTGTTTTCGGCATTGTTCTCGTATTCGGCGTTGTAGCCAGTACTTTTCTTGTATCTTTCTTGATCAAACCGATCCGGGAACTTTCAGCCGGGGTGGATGAGCTCAAACAGGGTATATCAAAAAAGCCTCTCAAAATTTACTCTCATGATGAGCTCGGAAAACTGACGGCAAATTTCAATGAGATGTCAAAGGTGATAGCGGACCAACAGGGTCAGATGAACCGATACACACGGGATCTTGAGAAGGCATACATATCAATAGTCAAGGTAGCATCTGCAGCTATTGACGCCAGAGACTCGTATACCCGTGGACATTCGGACAGGGTCTCTGATTTTTCTCTTCTTATCGGAAGGAAAATCGGGCTGCCCGGGGAAGAACTTGAAAATCTGAGAGTAGCCTGCTTGTTTCATGATATAGGAAAAATCAAGACGCCCGACTCGATATTGCTCAAACCAGGCAAGCTAACCGCGTCAGAACACAAGGAGATGATGCGCCATCCCGATTATGGCGTAGCCATTCTGGATAAGGCCCCGACTCTTAGAAAGTACATTCCCGCCATCCGACATCACCATGAAAGGCATGATGGAAAAGGGTATCCCGATCGACTCCCGGGAGAGCATATTCCTCTCCTCGCGTCTATTATTGCAGTTGCTGACACATTTGACGCGATGACCACAGACAGGCCATATCGGAAAGCGTTATCACACAAAGAGGCTTTACAGGAGATTATGCGGGTAGCCGGAACACAATTGCACCCGGACCTGGTCGAAATATTTGTCGGAATCATGGAGAAAAGGGTGCGTGATACAGTGTGGTTTATCGGGAGGACCGGATGA
- a CDS encoding pyridoxamine 5'-phosphate oxidase family protein has protein sequence MAKMTERMQELFNKVHIVVLSTATSDGTPNAVPVGAKKIIDAETILISDQFFKKTLENMKTNPQASVTYWEGREGYQLKGSASIETSGPRFEETVRWIDELSTKIGAPLKSKGTIILKIEKIYDVAPGPDAGKQLA, from the coding sequence ATGGCTAAAATGACAGAAAGAATGCAGGAACTGTTCAACAAAGTGCATATCGTAGTTCTTTCCACGGCAACTAGCGATGGCACACCTAACGCGGTACCGGTTGGTGCAAAAAAAATTATCGATGCGGAAACTATTCTCATATCTGATCAGTTCTTTAAGAAAACATTGGAAAACATGAAGACAAATCCGCAGGCGTCCGTGACCTATTGGGAAGGGCGGGAAGGTTACCAGTTGAAAGGCTCTGCGTCGATCGAAACCAGCGGGCCACGTTTTGAAGAAACGGTTCGATGGATTGATGAACTAAGTACCAAGATAGGAGCCCCCCTTAAATCCAAGGGAACAATTATTCTCAAAATTGAAAAGATTTATGACGTTGCGCCGGGACCTGACGCTGGCAAGCAACTGGCATAA
- a CDS encoding XRE family transcriptional regulator encodes MSEPYSTLREKMKPEARKKAAGKTKALLAAMPLQELRRARNLSQEQLAKMLSVKQAAVSKMEQRTDMYISTLRNFIHAMGGDLEIIAKFPDGSVQINQFKDIVAKEGNNSPSER; translated from the coding sequence ATGAGCGAACCTTACTCTACGCTGAGGGAAAAGATGAAACCCGAGGCCCGTAAAAAAGCGGCGGGAAAGACAAAGGCTCTGCTTGCGGCAATGCCCTTGCAGGAGCTGCGCCGGGCAAGAAATTTAAGCCAGGAGCAGCTGGCGAAGATGTTGTCCGTTAAGCAGGCGGCCGTTTCCAAGATGGAACAAAGGACTGATATGTATATCAGTACCTTGAGAAATTTCATTCATGCGATGGGAGGAGATCTGGAAATCATCGCGAAATTCCCGGATGGATCCGTTCAGATCAATCAATTTAAAGATATCGTGGCCAAGGAGGGAAATAACAGCCCTTCTGAAAGATAA
- a CDS encoding winged helix DNA-binding protein produces the protein MDQKVLHIGIISREDYKKRTLAIARGEYRPQPDEPKIWFESLQSMAQVLSNENLLLLRTILERKPESLKELEAATGRSSSNLSRTLRTMARYGIVKMERVRRKIRPVVEATDFTVQFSMYADAHREDGRDAARI, from the coding sequence ATGGATCAGAAAGTTCTTCACATCGGCATCATATCCCGTGAGGACTATAAAAAGCGAACCCTGGCGATCGCCCGGGGAGAATACCGGCCGCAGCCCGATGAACCCAAGATCTGGTTTGAATCGCTGCAATCGATGGCTCAGGTCCTCAGCAACGAGAACCTGTTGCTGCTCAGAACCATTCTGGAGCGGAAACCGGAATCGCTGAAGGAACTGGAAGCGGCGACGGGACGGAGCAGCAGCAATCTTTCCCGTACTCTCAGAACGATGGCCCGGTACGGCATCGTGAAAATGGAGAGGGTGCGCCGGAAGATCAGACCCGTTGTCGAAGCAACCGATTTCACTGTGCAATTCAGCATGTATGCAGACGCCCACAGGGAAGACGGTAGGGATGCTGCACGGATCTAA
- a CDS encoding type II toxin-antitoxin system HipA family toxin, with protein sequence MNKEVGMDNPGLDVYLRDQKIGRLWLDDKRRFVFQYDSEWTHQKGAVPLSLHLPLREEIYPDDLARPFFSNLLPEAEVKRAIAQRLRISESNDFALLNSIGGECAGAVSVLPAGVAPAMKPGYRELSEEELHRIIIELPRRPLLAGVEGMRLSLAGAQNKLPVYMEDHRIFIATGNAPSSHILKPPIRDLEDTVGNEAFCMILAQRLGLQVPVVTIRRGLDRIFIIARYDRSRDTDGHIVRLHQEDFCQALGFLPEQKYENEGGPSLKQCFTLLQEKSIRPAADRMALLRWTIFNLLIGNDDAHAKNLAMIFTDRGPRLAPFYDLICTQVYPDLTEKQAMRIGGENRPSWILQKHWDRFSESTAIKPNLVLKTLKEMSAAIALAAQTLSSEFIKKYGTCTIIEEILAVIEKRAESV encoded by the coding sequence ATGAATAAAGAGGTCGGCATGGATAATCCTGGTCTGGATGTCTATCTCCGGGATCAAAAAATCGGACGGCTCTGGCTGGATGATAAAAGACGCTTTGTGTTTCAATATGACAGCGAATGGACACATCAGAAGGGTGCCGTTCCCTTGTCGCTGCACCTCCCTTTGAGAGAGGAGATATACCCTGATGATCTTGCCCGCCCTTTTTTTTCCAATCTCCTGCCGGAGGCTGAAGTCAAACGGGCTATTGCCCAACGCCTGAGAATTTCTGAAAGTAATGACTTTGCCCTGTTGAACAGTATCGGCGGGGAGTGCGCGGGGGCGGTATCCGTACTGCCCGCGGGCGTCGCTCCCGCCATGAAACCGGGCTATCGGGAACTCAGCGAGGAAGAACTGCACCGGATTATCATCGAGCTTCCCCGAAGGCCGCTGCTTGCCGGTGTAGAAGGAATGAGACTTTCGCTGGCCGGGGCGCAGAACAAGTTGCCTGTTTACATGGAAGACCACCGCATCTTCATCGCCACGGGAAATGCACCGAGCAGCCATATCCTGAAACCGCCGATCAGGGATCTGGAGGATACGGTGGGGAATGAAGCATTCTGCATGATACTCGCGCAGAGACTGGGGTTGCAGGTTCCGGTGGTTACGATCCGCCGGGGTCTTGATCGGATTTTCATCATTGCGCGTTATGACCGCAGCCGAGACACGGATGGCCACATCGTGCGTCTGCACCAGGAAGACTTCTGCCAGGCCCTGGGGTTTCTCCCCGAACAGAAATACGAAAATGAAGGCGGCCCGTCTTTAAAACAGTGTTTTACCCTGCTGCAGGAAAAAAGCATTCGTCCCGCCGCCGATCGCATGGCCCTTTTGCGATGGACGATCTTTAATTTACTGATCGGCAATGACGACGCTCATGCTAAGAATCTGGCCATGATTTTTACGGACCGGGGGCCGCGACTCGCGCCTTTTTACGATCTGATCTGCACTCAGGTCTATCCGGATTTGACGGAAAAACAAGCCATGAGGATAGGCGGTGAGAACCGGCCGTCCTGGATTCTGCAGAAACACTGGGACAGATTCAGCGAATCAACCGCGATCAAGCCAAATCTTGTTTTGAAGACGTTAAAAGAAATGTCTGCCGCCATTGCCCTAGCGGCGCAAACACTATCGAGCGAGTTCATAAAAAAATACGGAACGTGCACGATTATTGAGGAGATACTGGCTGTCATTGAGAAAAGGGCAGAGTCCGTCTGA
- a CDS encoding ADP-ribosylglycohydrolase family protein, with the protein MDKLTRYRGCLLGLAVGDALGTTLEFKPPGSFKPITDMVGGGPFDLQPGQWTDDTSMALCLAESLIKCRGFDPKDQMERYVRWWKKGCLSSTGSCFDIGNTTRTALSNFLRTGNPISGPTDSHSAGNGSLMRLAPVPMFYAGNPGEAIEKSGESSRTTHGATAAVDACRYFGALIVGALNGEDKETILSDHYCPSPGYWQEKVLASEIAEIAAGSFKHKNPPEIKGTGYVVQSLEAALWAFYNSSSFEEGCLLAVNLGDDADTTGAIYGQLAGAFYGANRIKGAWKNQLACRAKIVFMAEHLI; encoded by the coding sequence TTGGATAAACTGACCCGTTATCGTGGCTGCCTTCTCGGACTGGCCGTGGGTGACGCCCTGGGAACAACCCTGGAATTTAAACCGCCGGGAAGTTTCAAACCCATCACCGACATGGTCGGCGGCGGTCCTTTCGATTTGCAGCCTGGTCAATGGACGGACGATACCTCCATGGCCCTCTGTCTGGCTGAAAGCCTGATAAAATGTCGGGGATTCGACCCGAAAGATCAAATGGAGCGGTACGTCCGCTGGTGGAAGAAGGGTTGTCTGAGCAGCACCGGGTCATGCTTTGATATCGGAAACACGACGAGAACGGCACTCTCCAACTTTTTGAGAACGGGGAATCCCATCAGTGGTCCGACCGATTCCCACAGCGCAGGGAACGGCTCCCTTATGCGCCTGGCCCCTGTGCCGATGTTCTATGCCGGCAATCCCGGGGAAGCCATCGAGAAGTCGGGTGAAAGTTCCAGGACAACACATGGCGCAACGGCTGCCGTAGATGCCTGCCGGTATTTTGGGGCATTGATTGTCGGGGCACTGAACGGCGAGGACAAAGAAACCATCCTGTCCGATCATTATTGCCCAAGCCCCGGCTATTGGCAGGAAAAAGTTCTTGCTTCTGAGATTGCAGAAATCGCAGCCGGCTCATTCAAACACAAGAACCCTCCGGAAATCAAAGGAACAGGTTATGTCGTCCAATCCCTGGAAGCGGCCCTCTGGGCCTTTTACAACAGCAGTTCCTTTGAAGAAGGTTGCCTTCTTGCCGTCAATCTCGGTGATGACGCGGATACCACAGGGGCGATTTATGGGCAGTTGGCGGGAGCTTTTTATGGTGCCAATAGGATCAAAGGCGCCTGGAAAAATCAACTCGCTTGTAGGGCGAAGATCGTATTCATGGCTGAACACCTTATTTGA
- a CDS encoding GGDEF domain-containing protein: MEKESRDMLTFLKTLIDAIPSPIFYQDISGLYLGCNRAFEEFLGLKKEKLVGKSVYDVFPKDLAEKYYTMDSLLAHQGGQQTYEDQIIDANGKTHDVIFIKVTYLNTDGVPAGLVGVMVDITERKRMEAELLSMSLRDQLTGIYNRRGFINLAEQWIKTANRAKRQMLLSFIDVDDLKKINDTLGHEGGDKALVETANILRQTFRESDIVARIGGDEFAVLVLDMTDLNPEILSRRLQHNIDEWNAKVSRQYKLAMSWGMTLYDPESPISLNQLMSLSDKLMYARKKAKMNKSI, encoded by the coding sequence ATGGAAAAAGAATCACGGGATATGCTGACTTTCTTGAAGACCCTTATAGATGCCATTCCAAGTCCAATATTTTATCAGGATATCAGTGGCCTCTATCTGGGCTGCAACAGGGCGTTCGAGGAATTCCTCGGCCTCAAAAAGGAAAAGTTGGTTGGAAAGTCCGTCTATGACGTCTTTCCGAAAGATTTGGCTGAAAAATATTACACAATGGATTCGTTATTGGCTCATCAAGGGGGGCAACAGACATATGAAGATCAGATCATTGATGCCAACGGAAAAACGCACGATGTCATCTTCATCAAAGTTACCTACCTGAATACTGACGGCGTCCCCGCAGGGTTGGTTGGCGTCATGGTAGACATTACAGAACGAAAGCGGATGGAGGCGGAATTATTGTCAATGTCGCTCCGTGATCAGCTCACGGGAATATATAACCGTCGGGGGTTCATCAATCTTGCGGAGCAGTGGATCAAGACGGCAAACAGAGCGAAACGTCAGATGCTGCTTTCCTTTATTGATGTTGATGATTTGAAAAAAATCAACGATACGCTGGGACATGAGGGAGGGGATAAGGCTCTGGTCGAGACGGCAAACATTCTCAGGCAGACGTTTCGGGAATCTGATATCGTTGCCCGCATAGGAGGTGATGAATTTGCTGTTCTGGTTCTCGATATGACAGACTTGAATCCTGAGATCCTGTCAAGACGCCTCCAGCATAACATTGATGAATGGAACGCAAAAGTGTCGCGACAATACAAGCTCGCGATGAGTTGGGGCATGACCCTGTATGATCCTGAGTCTCCCATATCCCTGAACCAGCTGATGTCGCTATCGGACAAATTAATGTACGCCCGGAAAAAAGCCAAAATGAACAAAAGCATCTGA